CTTCTAATAAGGTGGATTGGGAAGTTGAACTTGGGGTTGTAATAGGTAGGAGGGGTAAGTATATTGATGCTAGGGACGCCTTCAACCACGTCTTCGGTTACGTGGTGACTAATGATATCTCAATGAGGGATTGGCAATTCCCCTCAATGGATCAATATGGTATGGACTGGATACACGGTAAGTCCATGGATGGGGCAATGCCTGTGGGTCCTTACATTGTAACTAAGGATGAGGTTAATGATCCTCATAACCTTAGGTTAACACTTAAGGTTAATGGATCAGTGGAGCAGGATGGTAATACTAGGGACTTAATATTTAAGGTTCATGAATTAATACATTGGGCTTCCCAGGGAATAACCCTCAAGCCAGGTGACTACATTTCAACTGGTACACCATCAGGTGTTGGTTTCCCTAAGGGTAAGTTCCTTAAGCATGGTGACTTAGTTGAAGCCGAGGTTGAGGGTATAGGTGTTTTAAGAAACCCCGTAATTAATGAGGAGTAACCCCAGTGTAAGGTGATGGTTCACCACGTCTCCAGGATAGTGCTGCCTTAAGTAGGGCTGTGAACAATGGATGCGGCCTAGTTAACCTACTTCTGAACTCAGGGTGGAATTGAGTGGCTACGAAGAAGTAGTGATTATGTAGTTCAATAGCCTCCACTCTAGGTACATCAACCCTCATGGCTGAGAAAACTAGGCCGGCTTCCTGAAGTTGCTTAAAGTATGATGGATTCACCTCATACCTATGCCTATGCCTTTCCCTAATCCTTAATGAACCATATATACCATGAAGAATACTGCCCTCCGCAATACTTATCTCCCTATCACCAAGTATCATTGTTCCTCCAAGTTTATTAATATTCTTCTCCTCGGGGGTTATGTCTATTACAGGATGCGTTGTATTTGGGTTAACCTCAGTAGTGTGGGCATCCTTAAGGCCTAGGACATCCCTTGCGTATTCAACAATTGAAAGCTGCATACCATAGCATATGCCTAATAGTGGTATGTTATTCTCCCTAGCGTACCTAATAGCCATGATCTTACCTTCAACTCCCCTTGCTCCAAAGCCAGGTAGTATTACGTATGCG
This genomic stretch from Caldivirga sp. harbors:
- a CDS encoding fumarylacetoacetate hydrolase family protein encodes the protein MKLLTFELGGITRVGAYTGKGIVDLPKAYTTIYETESAPDFLYSMRRLIENGEPALSIVSDLVNKALKSSRGDLLVNPSLINWLPPVTDPEKILCVAVNYKAHGEESSTKPPERPYFFPKFRNALIGNGQPIVKPKASNKVDWEVELGVVIGRRGKYIDARDAFNHVFGYVVTNDISMRDWQFPSMDQYGMDWIHGKSMDGAMPVGPYIVTKDEVNDPHNLRLTLKVNGSVEQDGNTRDLIFKVHELIHWASQGITLKPGDYISTGTPSGVGFPKGKFLKHGDLVEAEVEGIGVLRNPVINEE